The following proteins come from a genomic window of Leishmania major strain Friedlin complete genome, chromosome 3:
- a CDS encoding putative protein kinase (previous protein_id=AAM68989.1) translates to MQESNTLIFDVPDAFQVESIIGQGAYGAVCKAVFCNDQIAVKKIPHYSRSEDTARRVLREIEILQNLQFCEQVVGCRLFFRPKSEEKDVYVAMDYIPADLSSVIKNGAITLDESVVRYITCQLLLALRALHRCKVLHRDVSTRNILIHYNSQVFLCDFGLSRFFDPDEQLSFGVVTQWYRAPEIILDAAYSYASDVWSVGVILGELLLRRHLFPGKSNDSANQLQLIFHLVGTPSKDVFDADRSFGRASQNARNYALAYIERRPCPSTLVNLLSTAPALHHSAIAAVPPQVVQLAEQLLQFDPARRPSADEALRHPWFDQCRAFIDEVVQHQDEEEIPVFTQTQNMNVEELVKRIEEVVPVFSEDLLVEDDGGGAADSA, encoded by the coding sequence ATGCAGGAGTCGAACACACTCATCTTCGACGTGCCGGACGCGTTTCAGGTGGAGTCGATCATCGGCCAGGGGGCATACGGTGCGGTCTGCAAGGCTGTCTTCTGCAATGACCAGATCGCCGTGAAGAAGATTCCGCACTACTCGCGCAGCGAGGACACGGCGCGCcgggtgctgcgcgagatcGAAATACTGCAAAATCTTCAGTTCTGCGAGCAGGTAGTGGGCTGCCGCCTCTTCTTTCGACCCAAGAGCGAGGAGAAAGACGTATACGTGGCAATGGACTACATCCCGGCCGACCTTTCTTCTGTAATCAAGAACGGCGCCATCACGCTTGACGAGAGCGTCGTGCGGTACATAACgtgccagctgctgctggcactGCGCGCACTGCACCGCTGCAAGGTGCTGCACCGTGACGTGAGCACCCGAAACATTCTGATCCACTACAACTCGCAGGTGTTCCTGTGCGACTTTGGGCTCAGTCGCTTTTTCGACCCGGATGAGCAGCTCAGCTTCGGGGTCGTGACGCAGTGGTACCGCGCACCGGAGATCATCCTCGACGCGGCCTACAGTTACGCGAGCGATGTGTGGAGTGTTGGCGTCATCCTcggtgagctgctgctgcgccgccacctaTTCCCTGGAAAGTCGAACGACTCTGCGAATCAGCTGCAGCTCATCTTTCACCTGGTCGGCACGCCCTCCAAGGATGTCTTCGACGCGGATCGCTCCTTCGGCCGCGCCAGCCAGAACGCCAGGAACTACGCGCTGGCTTACATCGAACGCCGCCCGTGCCCGTCCACGCTCGTGAATCTCTTGTCcaccgcgccggcgctgcaccactcGGCCATCgccgcagtgccgccgcaggTAGTGCAGCttgccgagcagctcctgcagtTCGACCCGGCCAGGCGACCGAGCGCCGACGAGGCTCTGCGACACCCGTGGTTTGACCAGTGCCGCGCCTTCATTGAtgaggtggtgcagcaccAGGACGAGGAAGAGATCCCGGTGTTCACGCAGACGCAGAACATGAACGTCGAGGAGCTGGTGAAGCGCATCGAGGAAGTGGTGCCGGTCTTCTCTGAGGATCTGCTCGTGgaggacgacggcggcggtgccgcggacAGTGCGTAG
- a CDS encoding putative delta-1-pyrroline-5-carboxylate dehydrogenase (previous protein_id=AAM68988.1): MLRRTVSCAFAAFKCPPVLNEPMDNFEPGSVSAKGTLEACKEARGEVRECPIMIGGKPYTSSNIIKATMPSDHQVQIAKAYNATPELAKKAVEAAVEASKEWSQVPFRDRAAIFYKAAHLLSTKYRHEMRAVTMLGQSKNPWQAEIDCVAEACDFIRWNIHFAEELYAQQPRSVSNSGVWNTTDYRPLEGFVSAITPFNFTAIAANLAGTPALMGNTVVWKPSPTAVLSNYLMYKIMEEAGLPAGVINFVPCEPAVMDSAVNADPRLAAVVFTGSTRVFTEINKNVFSRLETYHNFPRISGETGGKDFHLVHPSADVRHVAAGTVRGAFEFQGQKCSACSRLYAPQSCWKELKALLIKGQKQVKMGQPDDFQSFMCAVIDETSFNKNKKYIEIAKADSSNYEIVAGGKCDKTRGYFVEPTIIETKDPRAQLMREEIFGPVLTVFVYDDSKPGYWKEVCELVDSTTKYGLTGAVFSRERAPIREADKYLRYAAGNYYVNDKCTGAVVGQQPFGGSRLSGSNDKPGAGQFVTRFVSARSIKESFDVTPTISYPHQLPDVYTL; this comes from the coding sequence ATGCTACGCCGCACCGTGTCCTGTGCCTTTGCGGCCTTCAAGTGCCCGCCTGTGCTGAATGAGCCCATGGACAACTTCGAGCCGGGCTCTGTCTCCGCGAAGGGGACGCTGGAAGCCTGCAAGGAAGCTCGCGGGGAGGTGCGGGAGTGCCCAATCATGATTGGCGGCAAGCCGTACACCTCCTCGAACATCATCAAGGCCACTATGCCCTCGGATCACCAGGTGCAGATTGCCAAGGCCTACAACGCGACGCCGGAGCTCGCGAAGAAGGCTGTGGAGGCGGCTGTGGAGGCCTCCAAGGAGTGGAGTCAGGTGCCCTTCCGCGACCGCGCGGCCATCTTCTACAAGGCGGCACACCTCCTGTCAACCAAATACCGCCACGAGATGCGCGCCGTGACGATGCTGGGCCAGAGCAAGAACCCGTGGCAAGCGGAGATCGACTGCGTCGCCGAGGCCTGTGACTTCATCCGCTGGAACATTCACTTTGCCGAGGAGCTgtacgcgcagcagccgcgctcCGTCTCGAACAGTGGCGTGTGGAATACGACGGACTACCGCCCACTCGAGGGGTTTGTGTCGGCCATCACGCCCTTCAACTTCACTGCCATCGCCGCGAACCTCGCTGGCACGCCGGCGCTGATGGGCAACACGGTGGTCTGGAAGCCGAGCCCGACGGCGGTGCTCTCGAACTACCTCATGTACAAGATtatggaggaggcggggctgcCGGCGGGCGTCATCAACTTTGTGCCGTGCGAGCCAGCGGTGATGGATAGCGCCGTGAACGCCGACccgcgcctcgccgccgtcgtcttcACCGGCTCGACCCGCGTCTTTACCGAAATCAACAAGAATGTCTTCAGCCGCCTCGAGACGTACCACAACTTTCCGCGCATCTCCGGCGAGACGGGCGGCAAGGACTTCCACCTCGTCCACCCCTCTGCCGACGTGAGGCACGTTGCGGCCGGCACCGTCCGTGGTGCTTTCGAATTCCAAGGGCAGAAATGCAGTGCGTGCTCGCGGCTGTACGCACCACAGAGCTGCTGGAAGGAGCTGAAGGCGTTGCTCATCAAGGGCCAGAAGCAGGTCAAGATGGGCCAGCCGGACGACTTCCAGAGCTTCATGTGCGCCGTCATCGACGAAACGTCCTTCAACAAGAATAAGAAGTATATCGAAATCGCCAAGGCGGACTCGAGCAACTACGAGATCGTTGCGGGAGGCAAGTGCGACAAGACGAGGGGGTACTTCGTTGAGCCGACCATCATTGAGACGAAGGACCCCCGCGCGCAGCTCATGCGCGAGGAGATCTTCGGCCCTGTGCTGACGGTGTTTGTGTATGACGACAGTAAGCCGGGGTACTGGAAGGAAGTGTGCGAGCTCGTCGACTCGACCACGAAGTACGGCCTGACTGGTGCCGTCTTCTCTCGCGAGCGTGCGCCGATCAGGGAGGCGGACAAGTACCTGCGCTACGCGGCGGGCAACTACTACGTGAACGACAAGTGCACCGGTGCCGTCGTTGGCCAGCAGCCGTTCGGCGGCTCGCGCCTGAGTGGCTCGAACGACAAGCCGGGTGCCGGCCAGTTCGTCACCCGCTTCGTCTCGGCCCGCTCCATCAAGGAGAGCTTCGACGTGACGCCCACCATCTCGTACCCGCACCAGCTGCCGGATGTGTACACACTGTAG
- a CDS encoding conserved hypothetical protein (previous protein_id=AAM68990.1) — protein sequence MSSPAMLRTSSVLLDKSMFAAKRRVIVPIQPTPGYPAHFIKASFTTDPLKEKQKARFSSGGDAMREVQDIPKRLEGQRSRAELTSRGDEDFAALIEFIQGASYDQLISGRRFRKIYEKLSENDDMFVWLCHTAMAVLNPGDMRSRLMHNHLKALAEAVASGEMTQRTAFRFFESAVRSPAYREIAARQLETGAATRLAGLAAAADVMREMGLTRRPMSSYFELYQRIVERSEAMTPWGFPPLFQFEERLALEPRLKFFSRAGQQQLERRRRGSIFSPHTILQGRRIFWIPPTWNRAGRFIGPHINLYPGLTPD from the coding sequence ATGTCGTCCCCAGCGATgctgcgcaccagcagcgtgctgctggacaAGTCGATGTTCGCTGCGAAGCGCCGTGTCATTGTGCCGATCCAGCCCACACCCGGCTACCCGGCGCACTTTATCAAGGCGTCCTTCACGACAGACCCGCTCAAGGAGAAGCAGAAGGCCCGCTTCTCCTCCGGCGGTGACGCGATGCGCGAGGTACAGGACATCCCCAAGCGGCTGGAGGGCCAGCGGTCGCGTGCCGAGCTCACGTCGCGCGGTGACGAGGACTTTGCGGCACTCATCGAGTTCATCCAGGGCGCCTCGTACGACCAGCTCATCTCCGGCCGGCGCTTCAGAAAGATATATGAGAAGCTGTCCGAGAACGACGACATGTTCGTCTGGCTGTGCCACACTGCCATGGCGGTACTGAACCCCGGCGACATGCGCTCGCGGCTCATGCACAACCACCTCAAGGCGCTCGCGGAGGCCGTGGCGAGTGGCGAGATGACCCAGCGAACGGCGTTTCGCTTCTTCGAGTCCGCCGTGCGCAGCCCGGCCTACCGCGAGATCGCAGCTCGCCAGCTGGAAACTGGCGCGGCTACTCGCCTGGCTGGcttggcagcggcggcggacgtgATGCGCGAGATGGGGCTGACACGGCGTCCCATGTCGTCCTACTTTGAGCTGTATCAGCGCATCGTGGAGCGCAGCGAGGCCATGACGCCGTGGGGCTTCCCGCCCCTCTTCCAGTTCGAAGAGCGGCTGGCGCTGGAGCCGCGACTGAAGTTCTTCTCGCGtgcggggcagcagcagctggagcgacgccgccgcggctctATCTTTTCCCCGCACACGATTCTGCAGGGGCGGCGCATCTTCTGGATTCCGCCGACGTGGAACCGTGCTGGTCGCTTCATTGGGCCGCATATAAACCTCTATCCCGGCCTCACGCCTGACTAA